One Danio rerio strain Tuebingen ecotype United States chromosome 9, GRCz12tu, whole genome shotgun sequence genomic region harbors:
- the si:dkey-90l23.1 gene encoding similar to Latrophilin-2 precursor (Calcium-independent alpha-latrotoxin receptor 2) (Latrophilin homolog 1) (Lectomedin-1) isoform X1 has protein sequence MGFLSVVVALLMNCGLLMSVSVFDSIQDTQESDYDNTVITCKDSDLRLRCGVGVIFIKSARFGHRTTRICGPAKPRVRMDPARCLPDIPLVPKGCNGRAECVIKKESISRPDHCVFTHYTTNYICVPAKTIEICEGDNGVLECEHGKIKILSANYGRTDYTTCLRRRPFGRRLNTECFLQNSLELVSERCDGKYCSLTASNDVFSDPCLGTRKYLQVTYSCPANED, from the exons ATGGGTTTTCTTAGTGTCGTTGTTGCCT TGCTGATGAACTGTGGCCTGCTGATGTCTGTGTCTGTATTTGATTCCATACAAGACACTCAGGAGTCTGATTATGACA ATACTGTAATTACATGCAAGGATTCTGACCTTCGTCTCCGTTGTG gtgTTGGTGTGATCTTCATTAAGTCGGCAAGATTTGGTCACCGAACCACCCGCATCTGTGGCCCAGCAAAGCCACGTGTTCGAATGGATCCTGCTAGGTGTCTTCCAGATATTCCTCTTGTACCTAAAgg GTGTAATGGACGGGCAGAGTGTGTGATAAAGAAGGAAAGCATTTCAAGACCAGATCATTGTGTTTTTACCCATTACACCACCAACTACATTTGTGTCCCAGCAA AAACTATTGAGATTTGTGAAGGTGATAATGGGGTCTTGGAATGTG AACATGGTAAGATTAAGATCCTTTCTGCAAACTACGGACGTACAGATTATACCACCTGCTTGAGAAGACGTCCATTTGGGCGGCGCCTAAACACGGAGTGCTTTTTGCAAAATTCGCTGGAACTTGTGTCAGAAAG GTGTGACGGGAAATACTGCTCCTTGACTGCCTCCAACGATGTCTTCTCTGATCCCTGTTTGGGTACACGCAAGTACCTGCAGGTCACCTACTCCTGTCCTG CAAATGAAGACTGA
- the LOC564755 gene encoding L-rhamnose-binding lectin CSL3 isoform X2 produces MYRCGSLTLKALACKYESVKAMHNSVEGNRNMVSLCAILALLLSCSQRISAETVNTCMDSDLHLRCDAGVILVKSVKLGPQKLKGCGPATPPDEMYAMCFKLPPAAKWCNGLAECVVNKKKLLENDPCFNPYKYYITTYTCIPAKTSVTCEGKQSGLKCEYGRIKIIAANYGRTDDRTCLQRRPFRRHLNTDCYSPKSLALVTKRCEGTRLCSVSASNDVFSDPCSGTRKYLWISYYCS; encoded by the exons ATGTACAGGTGTGGCTCGTTAACCCTCAAAGCACTGGCCTGTAAATATGAATCAGTCAAGGCTATGCACAACAGTGTTGAAGGCAACAGAAACATGGTTTCTCTCTGTGCCATTCTTGCCT TGCTTTTGAGCTGCAGTCAGCGGATATCTGCAG aaacTGTAAATACATGCATGGATTCTGACCTTCATCTTCGTTGTG atgctGGAGTGATCCTTGTGAAGTCTGTAAAGCTAGGACCACAAAAACTTAAAGGTTGTGGACCTGCAACGCCACCAGACGAAATGTATGCTATGTGTTTTAAACTTCCTCCAGCTGCTAAATG GTGTAATGGATTAGCGGAGTGTGTGGTAAACAAGAAAAAACTTTTAGAGAACGATCCATGTTTTAACCCCTACAAATACTACATCACGACCTACACTTGCATCCCAGCaa AAACAAGTGTGACTTGTGAAGGCAAACAGAGTGGCTTGAAGTGTG AATATGGTAGGATTAAGATAATTGCTGCAAACTATGGACGTACAGATGACAGAACCTGCTTGCAAAGACGTCCATTCAGGCGACATCTAAACACAGACTGCTATTCACCCAAATCGTTGGCTCTTGTGACAAAACG ATGTGAAGGCACCCGTCTGTGTTCTGTATCCGCCTCCAATGATGTTTTCTCTGATCCGTGTTCTGGTACACGCAAGTACCTGTGGATCTCTTACTACTGTTCAT AA
- the si:ch1073-75o15.4 gene encoding L-rhamnose-binding lectin CSL3 isoform X2, producing MCPMSGIVIFDANYGRTDNTTCLRRPHRRHLNTNCTSPNTLDIVTKSCAGRHCILAASNDVFSDPCIGTRKYLKVVFGCAGYDR from the exons ATGT GTCCGATGTCTGGGATTGTAATTTTTGATGCAAACTATGGACGTACAGACAATACCACCTGCTTAAGACGTCCACACAGGAGGCACCTTAACACCAACTGCACCTCACCCAACACACTGGATATTGTGACAAAaag TTGTGCAGGAAGGCATTGCATCCTGGCTGCCTCCAACGATGTCTTCTCTGATCCGTGTATTGGCACACGCAAGTACCTGAAGGTCGTGTTTGGTTGTGCTG GATATGATCGCTGA
- the si:ch1073-75o15.4 gene encoding D-galactoside-specific lectin isoform X1, whose product MLLNFGLLISYVPDDYNLMFAKTVVICEGHLGVVKCGPMSGIVIFDANYGRTDNTTCLRRPHRRHLNTNCTSPNTLDIVTKSCAGRHCILAASNDVFSDPCIGTRKYLKVVFGCAGYDR is encoded by the exons ATGCTTCTGAACTTTGGCCTGCTGATATCTTATGTTCCAGACGACTATAATCTGATGTTTGCTA AGACTGTTGTCATTTGTGAAGGTCATCTTGGGGTCGTAAAATGTG GTCCGATGTCTGGGATTGTAATTTTTGATGCAAACTATGGACGTACAGACAATACCACCTGCTTAAGACGTCCACACAGGAGGCACCTTAACACCAACTGCACCTCACCCAACACACTGGATATTGTGACAAAaag TTGTGCAGGAAGGCATTGCATCCTGGCTGCCTCCAACGATGTCTTCTCTGATCCGTGTATTGGCACACGCAAGTACCTGAAGGTCGTGTTTGGTTGTGCTG GATATGATCGCTGA
- the si:dkey-90l23.1 gene encoding similar to Latrophilin-2 precursor (Calcium-independent alpha-latrotoxin receptor 2) (Latrophilin homolog 1) (Lectomedin-1) — protein MGFLSVVVALVLMNCGLLMSVSVFDSIQDTQESDYDNTVITCKDSDLRLRCGVGVIFIKSARFGHRTTRICGPAKPRVRMDPARCLPDIPLVPKGCNGRAECVIKKESISRPDHCVFTHYTTNYICVPAKTIEICEGDNGVLECEHGKIKILSANYGRTDYTTCLRRRPFGRRLNTECFLQNSLELVSERCDGKYCSLTASNDVFSDPCLGTRKYLQVTYSCPANED, from the exons ATGGGTTTTCTTAGTGTCGTTGTTGCCT TAGTGCTGATGAACTGTGGCCTGCTGATGTCTGTGTCTGTATTTGATTCCATACAAGACACTCAGGAGTCTGATTATGACA ATACTGTAATTACATGCAAGGATTCTGACCTTCGTCTCCGTTGTG gtgTTGGTGTGATCTTCATTAAGTCGGCAAGATTTGGTCACCGAACCACCCGCATCTGTGGCCCAGCAAAGCCACGTGTTCGAATGGATCCTGCTAGGTGTCTTCCAGATATTCCTCTTGTACCTAAAgg GTGTAATGGACGGGCAGAGTGTGTGATAAAGAAGGAAAGCATTTCAAGACCAGATCATTGTGTTTTTACCCATTACACCACCAACTACATTTGTGTCCCAGCAA AAACTATTGAGATTTGTGAAGGTGATAATGGGGTCTTGGAATGTG AACATGGTAAGATTAAGATCCTTTCTGCAAACTACGGACGTACAGATTATACCACCTGCTTGAGAAGACGTCCATTTGGGCGGCGCCTAAACACGGAGTGCTTTTTGCAAAATTCGCTGGAACTTGTGTCAGAAAG GTGTGACGGGAAATACTGCTCCTTGACTGCCTCCAACGATGTCTTCTCTGATCCCTGTTTGGGTACACGCAAGTACCTGCAGGTCACCTACTCCTGTCCTG CAAATGAAGACTGA
- the LOC564755 gene encoding L-rhamnose-binding lectin CSL3 isoform X1, with protein MYRCGSLTLKALACKYESVKAMHNSVEGNRNMVSLCAILALVLLSCSQRISAETVNTCMDSDLHLRCDAGVILVKSVKLGPQKLKGCGPATPPDEMYAMCFKLPPAAKWCNGLAECVVNKKKLLENDPCFNPYKYYITTYTCIPAKTSVTCEGKQSGLKCEYGRIKIIAANYGRTDDRTCLQRRPFRRHLNTDCYSPKSLALVTKRCEGTRLCSVSASNDVFSDPCSGTRKYLWISYYCS; from the exons ATGTACAGGTGTGGCTCGTTAACCCTCAAAGCACTGGCCTGTAAATATGAATCAGTCAAGGCTATGCACAACAGTGTTGAAGGCAACAGAAACATGGTTTCTCTCTGTGCCATTCTTGCCT TAGTGCTTTTGAGCTGCAGTCAGCGGATATCTGCAG aaacTGTAAATACATGCATGGATTCTGACCTTCATCTTCGTTGTG atgctGGAGTGATCCTTGTGAAGTCTGTAAAGCTAGGACCACAAAAACTTAAAGGTTGTGGACCTGCAACGCCACCAGACGAAATGTATGCTATGTGTTTTAAACTTCCTCCAGCTGCTAAATG GTGTAATGGATTAGCGGAGTGTGTGGTAAACAAGAAAAAACTTTTAGAGAACGATCCATGTTTTAACCCCTACAAATACTACATCACGACCTACACTTGCATCCCAGCaa AAACAAGTGTGACTTGTGAAGGCAAACAGAGTGGCTTGAAGTGTG AATATGGTAGGATTAAGATAATTGCTGCAAACTATGGACGTACAGATGACAGAACCTGCTTGCAAAGACGTCCATTCAGGCGACATCTAAACACAGACTGCTATTCACCCAAATCGTTGGCTCTTGTGACAAAACG ATGTGAAGGCACCCGTCTGTGTTCTGTATCCGCCTCCAATGATGTTTTCTCTGATCCGTGTTCTGGTACACGCAAGTACCTGTGGATCTCTTACTACTGTTCAT AA